From the Erythrolamprus reginae isolate rEryReg1 chromosome Z, rEryReg1.hap1, whole genome shotgun sequence genome, one window contains:
- the VIM gene encoding vimentin yields the protein MSTRSTSSSYRRMFGGGRPSSTRSVTSSTRYSLGSSIRPSSVRLVSSSGGIYASKASRVRSSLPPLRLGGDPLVDFTLADAINTEFKTNRTNEKAELQELNDRFVNYIDKVRFLEQQNKILVAELEQLKGKGTSRLGDIYEEEMRELRRQVDQLTNEKARVEVERDNLGDDIQRLREKLQDEMLQREDAENTLQSFRQDVDNASLARLDLERKVETLQEEIVFLKKLHDEEIRELQLQIQDQHIQVDMDVAKPDLTAALRDVRQQYETVATKNLQEAEEWYKSKFADLSEAANRNNDALRQAKQEASEYRRQIQSLTCEVDALKGTSESLERQMREMEDSFGIEASNYQDSIARLQDEIQNMKEEMARHLREYQDLLNVKMALDIEIATYRKLLEGEESRINMPVPTFSALNLRETNFESNPMDTHSKRTLLIKTVETRDGQVINETSHHDELE from the exons ATGAGCACCCGGAGCACTTCATCCTCCTATCGCCGTATGTTCGGCGGCGGCCGGCCCAGCAGCACCCGCTCTGTAACTTCCAGCACCCGTTACTCGTTGGGTAGCTCCATCCGACCGAGCTCCGTCCGCCTGGTCTCCTCTTCCGGCGGTATCTATGCCTCCAAAGCCAGCAGGGTTCGAAGCAGCCTTCCGCCGTTGCGCCTCGGCGGCGATCCCCTGGTCGACTTCACCCTCGCCGATGCCATTAACACGGAGTTCAAGACAAACCGCACCAACGAGAAAGCCGAGCTGCAGGAGCTCAACGACCGCTTCGTCAACTACATCGACAAGGTGCGCTTTCTCGAGCAGCAGAACAAGATCCTGGTGGCCGAGCTCGAGCAACTCAAGGGCAAAGGCACCTCCCGCCTAGGCGACATCTACGAGGAGGAGATGCGCGAGCTGCGCCGGCAAGTAGACCAACTCACCAACGAGAAGGCGCGCGTGGAAGTGGAGCGCGACAACTTGGGCGACGACATCCAGCGTCTGCGCGAGAA ACTTCAGGATGAGATGCTTCAGAGAGAAGATGCTGAGAATACCCTACAGTCTTTTAGGCAG GATGTTGACAATGCCTCTTTGGCCCGTCTGGATCTGGAACGCAAAGTTGAAACCTTGCAAGAAGAAATTGTTTTCTTGAAGAAACTTCATGACGAG GAAATCCGTGAGCTGCAACTCCAAATCCAGGATCAACATATTCAGGTTGATATGGATGTTGCCAAGCCTGATCTCACTGCTGCCCTGCGTGATGTACGTCAGCAGTATGAAACTGTGGCTACAAAGAACCTCCAGGAAGCTGAGGAGTGGTACAAATCCAAa TTTGCAGATCTGTCTGAAGCAGCCAACAGGAACAATGATGCGTTGCGCCAGGCTAAACAAGAAGCCAGTGAATACCGCAGGCAGATTCAGTCTCTCACCTGTGAAGTGGATGCTCTTAAAGGAACT agtgAGTCCTTGGAACGCCAGATGCGCGAGATGGAAGATTCCTTTGGAATTGAAGCTTCCAACTATCAAGACAGCATTGCCAGACTTCAGGACGAAATCCAGAACATGAAAGAAGAAATGGCTCGCCACCTCCGCGAGTACCAAGATTTGCTCAATGTAAAGATGGCTCTTGATATTGAAATTGCTACTTACAGGAAACTGCTGGAGGGAGAGGAGAGCAG aattaatatGCCAGTCCCAACTTTTTCTGCCTTGAATCTGAGAG AAACCAATTTCGAGTCTAACCCAATGGATACCCACTCCAAGAGAACACTGCTAATCAAGACTGTTGAAACTAGAGATGGCCAA GTAATCAATGAAACTTCTCACCACGATGAGCTGGAGTGA